A genome region from Eubacteriales bacterium includes the following:
- a CDS encoding undecaprenyl-diphosphate phosphatase: MNIIESIIIGLVQGLTEFLPVSSSGHIVLLQNVFGIQEQQIFFGVMVHLATLVAVTIVLWKDILKILKNLFGHMTWMIVIASIPAVIIGALFSDFFEEAFGGASLGYMFLLTALILTLSEKLYSRQRKNPRQEVNLKNALSMGIMQALAILPGVSRSGSTIAGGLFTGMNREAAAKFSFLMSIPIILGSAIFEGYDAVKVGIGNVDWLPVILGMVAACISGYVAVKFMLNLIKRKRLYGFAVYVGILGALVILDQLVFHVFF, from the coding sequence ATGAACATAATTGAATCTATAATAATTGGTTTGGTACAAGGATTAACTGAATTCCTGCCAGTTTCGAGCTCCGGACATATCGTTTTACTGCAAAACGTATTTGGTATACAGGAACAGCAGATATTTTTTGGCGTGATGGTCCATTTGGCAACATTGGTAGCCGTTACGATTGTACTTTGGAAAGATATATTAAAAATACTAAAGAATCTGTTTGGACACATGACATGGATGATCGTAATAGCATCGATACCAGCCGTTATTATAGGTGCCCTGTTTTCAGACTTTTTCGAGGAAGCGTTCGGCGGAGCATCTTTAGGTTACATGTTCTTATTAACGGCACTAATACTTACATTGTCTGAAAAGCTGTATTCTCGCCAGAGAAAAAATCCGCGCCAGGAAGTTAATTTAAAAAATGCGCTTTCAATGGGCATTATGCAGGCGCTGGCAATATTACCGGGTGTATCTCGCTCCGGAAGTACTATTGCAGGAGGACTTTTTACTGGCATGAACAGGGAAGCAGCGGCAAAGTTTTCATTTCTTATGTCTATCCCAATTATTTTAGGTTCTGCAATATTTGAAGGTTATGATGCTGTTAAGGTAGGAATAGGAAATGTAGACTGGTTACCTGTAATATTAGGAATGGTTGCAGCTTGTATATCGGGTTATGTAGCAGTAAAGTTTATGTTAAACTTAATAAAAAGGAAGAGGC
- a CDS encoding phosphodiester glycosidase family protein → MRSLKKAFIIFIFLSILIGSPSNALSGNNKALDITDTVLFETENGITNFSKVTDSDIETYLSFSKQDELTITIPSGNTGGYIYLKWFNSPDSYEISYTDKNGNQNTASRSGGMFHETISISEGFTSAKISVNKGSKLSEVTVYSSGNPIDEIQTWSPTVDKADLMVISAHPDDEMLFMGGTIPYYAGECKKDTVVLYMTHQKRIRQTEALNGLWVTGLKTYPVFAGFPDKYSDDLDTVAASWGGKDKVIKYLVEQIRHYKPDVIVTHDEDGEYGHGAHRLVAYCIQKAVIAAKDETKYLDSYNKYGTYEVKKLYLHLYDENKITMDWRIPLSSFNGKTALEMAEAGYSEHLSQQDLSFKVLDTGRTSCAEFGLCYSSVGSDVNKDDFFENIPILVETEESPLAEPEMASSASLSEDTLAEIESLNTNTSFFNNSFLLVISVLAALIAALIIVLINVIKRCTKKALKNFLTASIAALIVIALGVSGYFTYSYLKNGSIFTSEPSASSSVSPSASEPDVSSTSFNYIDNSTSSKKDLNGYFMQDGTELIVNNFETGIWMYRDDSLSITIERKEMSSKKVVYYVADIRTRNGEMPFAAMAQEGSGTARDWPYLLSRNNNAVFGVTSDFLTVQDTQYKGVLIRNGKVYSDGKGEDTLAVMPDGELKIFAKGKITAKELLDMGVENSYSFGPTLINDGVIEDGLTSHRLRSKNPRSSVGMIEPGHYIFIVVDGRDPGHSIGVTLQELAELYSSYGVKVAYAMDGGSSSGMVFMGNSVSQHNMQLNWGQRRNPDLFAFGKSDSVPGVSDPVINKGNGVDVGVKTGANIDTGTNTTDDTSN, encoded by the coding sequence ATGCGCTCTTTAAAAAAAGCCTTTATTATTTTCATTTTTTTATCTATATTAATTGGCTCTCCTTCAAATGCACTTAGTGGAAATAATAAGGCTCTCGATATAACAGATACAGTCCTTTTTGAGACTGAGAACGGCATAACTAATTTTTCTAAAGTAACGGATTCTGATATAGAAACATATTTATCTTTTAGCAAGCAAGATGAACTTACTATTACCATACCAAGTGGTAATACGGGCGGATATATATATCTTAAATGGTTTAATTCCCCTGATTCATACGAAATATCCTATACCGATAAAAACGGGAATCAAAATACGGCCAGCCGTTCCGGTGGCATGTTCCATGAAACTATTTCGATAAGCGAAGGCTTTACCTCAGCCAAAATATCTGTTAACAAAGGTTCTAAGCTTTCCGAAGTAACTGTTTACTCTTCAGGCAACCCTATAGATGAGATACAAACCTGGTCTCCAACTGTAGATAAAGCCGACCTCATGGTCATTTCTGCCCATCCAGACGACGAAATGCTATTTATGGGAGGTACCATCCCCTACTACGCCGGCGAGTGTAAAAAAGACACTGTTGTGCTTTATATGACTCACCAAAAGCGTATACGGCAAACAGAAGCCTTAAACGGCCTTTGGGTTACCGGGCTTAAAACTTATCCCGTCTTTGCCGGCTTCCCAGATAAATATTCTGACGATTTAGACACAGTCGCTGCTTCATGGGGCGGAAAAGACAAAGTAATTAAATACTTAGTCGAACAAATACGGCATTATAAACCAGATGTAATAGTAACACACGATGAAGACGGTGAATACGGGCACGGCGCCCACCGCCTTGTCGCTTACTGCATACAAAAAGCAGTTATTGCCGCGAAAGATGAAACTAAATATTTAGATTCTTATAATAAATACGGAACATACGAAGTTAAAAAGCTATATCTGCATCTATATGATGAAAATAAAATAACTATGGACTGGAGAATACCTCTTAGCAGTTTTAACGGAAAAACAGCACTCGAAATGGCTGAAGCCGGTTATTCTGAGCATTTATCACAGCAAGACTTATCGTTTAAAGTTTTAGATACCGGGCGGACAAGCTGCGCGGAATTTGGCCTTTGCTATTCAAGCGTTGGGTCAGACGTAAATAAAGATGACTTTTTTGAAAATATACCTATACTTGTAGAAACTGAAGAATCTCCTTTGGCAGAACCAGAAATGGCATCTTCTGCTTCTTTAAGTGAAGATACTCTTGCTGAAATTGAATCGCTTAATACCAATACCTCATTTTTCAATAATTCTTTCCTATTGGTAATAAGCGTTTTAGCTGCTCTTATCGCTGCACTTATCATAGTTTTAATAAACGTTATTAAAAGATGCACAAAAAAAGCCCTTAAAAATTTCCTTACGGCCTCTATTGCAGCCTTGATTGTCATTGCATTGGGCGTAAGCGGATACTTTACATATTCATATTTAAAGAATGGATCTATCTTCACTTCCGAACCGTCCGCTTCATCCTCTGTTTCCCCTTCGGCTAGTGAGCCTGATGTGTCCAGCACTTCTTTTAACTATATAGATAATTCTACATCCTCAAAAAAAGATTTAAATGGATATTTTATGCAGGATGGCACTGAGCTTATAGTAAATAACTTTGAAACCGGCATTTGGATGTACAGAGACGATTCTCTTTCCATAACTATTGAAAGAAAGGAAATGTCTTCTAAAAAAGTCGTTTACTACGTTGCCGATATCCGTACCAGAAATGGTGAGATGCCTTTTGCCGCAATGGCTCAGGAAGGAAGCGGTACTGCAAGGGATTGGCCGTACCTGTTATCCAGAAATAATAATGCGGTCTTTGGTGTAACATCAGATTTCTTAACGGTTCAGGATACCCAGTATAAAGGCGTACTTATAAGGAACGGTAAAGTATATAGTGATGGAAAAGGTGAAGATACTCTTGCAGTCATGCCAGACGGTGAACTTAAAATATTCGCAAAAGGCAAAATAACTGCAAAAGAGCTTTTAGATATGGGTGTTGAGAATTCTTATTCATTTGGGCCTACGCTAATAAACGATGGAGTTATAGAAGATGGCCTAACCAGCCACCGCCTCCGCTCGAAAAATCCAAGAAGTTCTGTTGGAATGATAGAGCCCGGGCACTATATCTTTATAGTTGTAGACGGCAGAGACCCAGGCCACAGTATCGGCGTAACACTTCAGGAACTTGCAGAATTATACTCCTCATACGGCGTTAAAGTAGCATATGCAATGGACGGCGGCTCCTCCTCCGGAATGGTGTTCATGGGTAATTCGGTAAGCCAGCACAATATGCAATTAAATTGGGGCCAGCGCCGCAATCCGGACCTGTTTGCCTTTGGAAAATCCGACTCAGTTCCAGGCGTAAGCGATCCTGTTATAAATAAAGGAAACGGCGTTGACGTCGGCGTCAAGACCGGTGCCAATATAGATACTGGAACTAATACTACAGACGATACGTCAAATTAA
- a CDS encoding ElyC/SanA/YdcF family protein, with the protein MIRKLFIFKPIRIIIKLVLFLLALVVGFIIYTNISVNNFSSSYIFKADDTNNITKADAVLVLGTLVVGEDTLSPALKDRMDTGIALYEEGKASKLLLSGDHGQATYDEVNAMKEYAVSCGVKEEDIFLDHAGFSTYESMYRAKDVFQCSSVIIVSQEFHLPRAVYVANKLKLDAIGVIAEANSYTPNLKTKLREYIAVPKDFLYVNILKPLPKYLGEVISIFGDGRLTNG; encoded by the coding sequence ATGATAAGAAAATTATTTATTTTTAAACCTATTAGAATTATTATAAAATTGGTGCTGTTTTTGTTGGCTCTCGTTGTTGGATTTATCATCTATACAAATATATCAGTAAACAATTTTTCTTCTAGCTACATTTTTAAAGCAGACGATACTAACAACATCACAAAAGCAGATGCCGTATTAGTTTTAGGCACGCTTGTTGTAGGCGAAGATACTTTAAGCCCTGCCTTGAAGGACAGGATGGATACGGGTATTGCACTTTATGAAGAAGGCAAAGCCAGTAAGCTTTTGTTATCCGGCGACCATGGACAAGCCACTTACGATGAAGTTAATGCAATGAAAGAATATGCGGTTAGCTGCGGCGTAAAAGAAGAAGATATTTTTTTAGACCATGCGGGTTTTAGCACTTATGAAAGCATGTACCGTGCAAAAGATGTTTTTCAGTGTAGCAGTGTAATAATCGTTTCACAGGAATTTCACCTTCCAAGAGCGGTCTATGTTGCGAATAAGCTTAAGCTCGATGCCATTGGAGTTATAGCCGAGGCTAATAGTTATACACCCAATTTAAAAACTAAATTAAGAGAGTATATAGCAGTCCCAAAAGATTTTTTATACGTCAATATTTTAAAGCCTCTGCCAAAGTATTTGGGAGAAGTTATTTCAATATTCGGAGACGGGCGGCTGACAAACGGCTGA
- a CDS encoding PQQ-binding-like beta-propeller repeat protein: protein MENHKSYRRGGKKRINVKRLLVSCIVLLAIIAAVLFIIYILKQNEQPLENSTTEQTSQDIKVSQEPGSTVLTREFLTPNAAVSTEPSNLSFKTEIELDGTETTQYQRLTEILLGYPEDYSSVEGITTFRGNNFRNSGSYGTATITEKKLDIDNAWTVSTGSLPKSTGSGAWTGNGWVGQPLIVKWDDETKQIMNLYDAKKSKSDLVEVIYASMDGNVYFLDLDDGSKTRDKLNIGLPFKGAGSIDPRGYPLLYLGSGDALPSGDGATRAMIYSLIDFKQLYVFGKKTDSFSLRGFHAYDSSPLIDSDTDTLIYPGENGIIYTMNLNTDYDKAAGTISVEPSELLKWRYSNSRSNKDTYWLGMEDSCVMWKNYMYIADNGGNLMCIDINTMDLIWVQDTKDDTNGSPVFELSEDGERGYIYIAPSLHWTKDSNNYGEISIYKIDAVTGEVVWNAPYNVYTYEGVSGGVQATAVLGQNSISDLIIIPIARTPSMNSGCLVALDKETGKEVWKYSMNNYAWSSPVAVYDEDGNAYIIQCDSAGNMALIDGKTGTELDKVSLGTNIEATPAVYGNTVVVGTRGQKIYGITIK from the coding sequence ATGGAAAATCACAAGTCTTATAGGCGAGGCGGGAAAAAAAGAATTAATGTGAAAAGGCTTTTAGTAAGCTGCATCGTTTTACTGGCTATTATAGCTGCGGTTTTATTTATAATATATATTTTAAAACAAAACGAACAGCCACTTGAAAATTCAACTACAGAGCAAACAAGCCAAGATATTAAAGTCTCTCAAGAACCGGGTTCAACAGTTTTAACAAGGGAATTTTTAACCCCGAATGCAGCTGTTTCAACCGAACCATCTAATTTAAGCTTTAAAACTGAAATAGAACTTGATGGAACTGAAACCACCCAATACCAACGTTTAACCGAGATTTTATTAGGCTATCCGGAGGACTATTCCAGTGTTGAGGGTATAACCACTTTTCGCGGTAATAATTTTAGAAACTCCGGGTCTTACGGAACTGCAACAATTACTGAAAAGAAACTTGATATAGATAATGCATGGACTGTTTCAACCGGAAGCCTGCCCAAAAGCACTGGTTCCGGCGCCTGGACGGGAAATGGCTGGGTAGGGCAGCCTTTAATAGTAAAATGGGACGATGAAACAAAGCAAATAATGAATCTATATGACGCTAAGAAGTCTAAAAGTGACTTGGTAGAAGTAATTTATGCTTCTATGGACGGGAATGTCTATTTTCTAGACTTAGATGACGGCAGCAAGACGCGGGACAAGCTAAATATCGGGCTTCCATTCAAAGGCGCAGGCAGCATAGACCCAAGAGGATATCCGCTTTTATATCTGGGTTCCGGAGATGCTTTGCCGAGCGGCGACGGAGCTACACGTGCAATGATATACAGCCTTATAGATTTTAAACAGCTTTACGTATTTGGCAAAAAGACAGATTCGTTTTCTTTAAGAGGATTCCATGCGTATGATTCTTCGCCTCTTATAGATTCAGATACGGATACGCTTATATATCCTGGTGAAAACGGGATAATCTATACGATGAACTTAAATACAGATTATGATAAAGCAGCAGGCACGATAAGCGTAGAGCCAAGCGAACTTCTAAAATGGAGATATTCAAATTCCAGGTCTAATAAAGACACCTACTGGCTTGGGATGGAAGACAGCTGTGTTATGTGGAAAAACTACATGTATATTGCAGATAACGGCGGGAACCTTATGTGTATAGACATAAACACTATGGATCTTATATGGGTGCAGGATACTAAAGACGATACCAACGGGTCTCCGGTTTTTGAACTATCAGAGGATGGAGAGAGGGGATATATCTACATTGCACCTTCACTTCATTGGACTAAAGACAGTAATAATTACGGCGAGATATCCATATACAAGATAGATGCAGTTACAGGAGAAGTAGTTTGGAATGCGCCGTATAACGTATATACATACGAGGGAGTGTCAGGAGGGGTACAAGCTACTGCGGTGCTCGGCCAAAACAGCATAAGCGACCTTATTATAATACCGATAGCCAGGACGCCATCTATGAACAGCGGATGTTTAGTTGCGCTTGATAAAGAAACAGGCAAAGAAGTATGGAAATACTCCATGAACAATTACGCCTGGAGTTCTCCTGTTGCCGTTTATGATGAAGATGGAAATGCTTATATAATACAGTGTGATTCGGCCGGGAACATGGCTTTGATTGATGGAAAGACGGGAACGGAACTGGATAAAGTCAGTTTAGGAACCAATATAGAAGCGACGCCCGCAGTTTATGGAAACACAGTAGTTGTAGGGACGCGCGGGCAAAAGATATACGGCATTACAATAAAGTAA
- a CDS encoding DUF5131 family protein: MASWNPWHGCHKLSPGCKNCYVYRIDARHDKDSCVVSKNKDFNLPIKRNRAKEYKIPPGETVYTCFTSDFFLDDADEWRKEAWQMIKERSDLDFFIITKRIDRFFLSLPDDWGDGYNNVFIMCTVENQDMADYRLPIFMKAPIKHKGIACEPLLEKINMSSYLGPWVKEVVVGGESGQNARICDYDWVLDIKRQCEDKYIPFYFKQTGAKFKKDGKVYFVPRKLQHSQARKAKINYK, translated from the coding sequence ATGGCATCATGGAATCCATGGCACGGCTGCCATAAATTAAGCCCGGGGTGCAAGAACTGTTATGTTTACAGGATAGATGCAAGGCACGATAAGGACAGTTGTGTAGTTTCAAAAAATAAAGATTTTAATTTACCTATTAAAAGGAACCGGGCAAAGGAGTATAAAATACCACCAGGAGAGACGGTATATACTTGTTTTACATCGGACTTTTTTTTAGATGATGCAGACGAATGGCGAAAAGAAGCATGGCAGATGATAAAAGAGAGAAGCGACCTTGATTTTTTCATTATCACTAAGAGGATAGACAGGTTTTTCTTAAGCCTCCCGGACGATTGGGGAGACGGGTACAACAACGTATTTATCATGTGCACGGTTGAAAACCAGGATATGGCGGATTATCGATTGCCTATATTCATGAAAGCCCCTATAAAGCATAAAGGGATCGCTTGCGAACCATTACTGGAAAAAATCAATATGTCTTCTTATCTGGGGCCTTGGGTAAAAGAAGTGGTGGTTGGCGGAGAATCCGGACAGAATGCAAGAATCTGCGATTATGATTGGGTTTTAGACATAAAAAGGCAGTGCGAAGATAAATATATACCTTTTTATTTTAAACAAACAGGTGCAAAATTTAAAAAAGACGGTAAAGTGTATTTCGTACCGAGGAAACTTCAGCATTCCCAGGCCAGAAAAGCAAAGATAAATTATAAATAA
- a CDS encoding glycosyltransferase — translation MKVLWLCNSVPPMFADELNMPKMAVGGWISGMLCRLSAMEDITIVVCFPVLDLDNVKHGSVNGVYYYALPQKNADPTKCNPYMEVYFEKILLDEKPDLIHIWGTEFPHTLSMVNVCDRLGLIDKAVINIQGVCSVIANHYLSALPLNIVKRYTFRDLIRHDNILKQREKFKLRGEFEVSAIKKVKHVIGRTTWDFAVTKQINPNINHHFCNEILRDEFYKHTWDLEKCEKHSIFMSQGSYPIKGVHFMLEAVPMILKFYPDTHLYVTGEDITKCESLKDKIRISSYGKYIKELISKYNIKDKVTFLGSLNESEMCSRFLRSNVFVSAASIENSPNSLCEAMILGVPCVASNVGGVADLLEHKKEGLLYQYDAPYMLAHYVCEVFGESELAFNISKAAQDRAKKTNDPKINSLRNKEIYLEILNK, via the coding sequence ATGAAAGTTTTATGGCTGTGTAACAGTGTTCCGCCTATGTTTGCGGACGAATTGAATATGCCTAAAATGGCTGTAGGTGGCTGGATCAGCGGTATGCTTTGCCGTTTAAGTGCCATGGAAGACATTACGATTGTGGTATGTTTTCCGGTATTAGATTTAGATAACGTTAAGCATGGAAGTGTAAACGGTGTCTATTATTACGCTTTGCCGCAAAAAAATGCAGATCCAACTAAATGTAACCCTTATATGGAAGTTTATTTTGAAAAGATACTTTTAGATGAGAAACCGGATTTGATTCACATATGGGGCACTGAGTTTCCGCATACTCTGTCTATGGTAAACGTATGTGATAGATTAGGTCTAATTGATAAGGCTGTTATAAATATACAAGGAGTATGCTCAGTTATAGCTAACCACTATTTATCAGCGCTACCATTAAATATAGTAAAAAGATATACGTTTAGAGACCTTATCAGGCATGATAATATTTTAAAACAAAGGGAAAAATTTAAGCTGCGGGGAGAATTTGAAGTAAGTGCAATTAAAAAAGTCAAGCATGTAATTGGGCGTACAACATGGGACTTTGCAGTTACTAAACAGATCAATCCAAATATTAACCACCATTTTTGCAATGAAATATTAAGAGACGAGTTTTATAAACATACATGGGATCTTGAAAAGTGCGAAAAACATTCTATTTTCATGAGCCAAGGCAGTTATCCTATAAAAGGTGTTCATTTTATGCTTGAGGCAGTGCCTATGATATTAAAATTTTATCCGGATACACATCTTTATGTTACTGGAGAGGATATCACTAAGTGTGAAAGTTTAAAAGATAAAATTCGTATCAGCAGTTATGGCAAGTATATCAAAGAACTAATTTCAAAGTACAACATTAAAGATAAGGTGACATTTTTAGGCAGTCTTAATGAAAGTGAAATGTGTTCAAGGTTCTTAAGGTCTAATGTTTTTGTATCGGCAGCTTCAATCGAAAACAGCCCGAATTCGCTTTGTGAAGCCATGATTTTAGGCGTTCCGTGCGTTGCATCTAACGTCGGAGGCGTTGCGGATTTGCTGGAACATAAGAAAGAGGGCCTTTTATACCAGTATGATGCGCCGTATATGCTAGCACATTATGTCTGTGAAGTGTTTGGCGAGAGTGAACTGGCATTCAATATATCAAAAGCAGCACAGGATAGAGCAAAAAAAACAAACGACCCTAAGATTAATTCACTTCGAAATAAAGAGATATATTTAGAGATCTTAAATAAATGA
- a CDS encoding EpsG family protein codes for MYFIILALGLILSAINDKKHISFKLLVLILLVFAFLRYGVGTDYFSYNFLYDRLNPSLFLELTQGVDNQEIGFRLFGSLLKGIGFSYQFYLIIIAFINIFFISLTCSKYSKNPTFSLLIYYSFYYLVWTFSGLRQGIVIAIGVYYLLEYIQKNKHLRFLLIVLLLTTIHLSALILIPLYFASKINFKKKTLLIILLSSLAFAMIPWGNILKNFIWIPFISRIILYIDTSTFSLTRLLDFQSIGRFVFLIIIFFYYDSYARQNEVSKKILNIYIISMILYFVFKFSELTAARLSIYGKILDMIILANTYYLYKERINRILYSVLMILLLVVYFNKELVALKTQTGLVTESQINIPYTSIIDKERYEFDNSLYEILYPDESS; via the coding sequence TTGTATTTTATTATATTAGCACTAGGATTAATACTTTCTGCAATAAATGACAAAAAACATATTTCTTTTAAGTTATTAGTCTTAATACTATTAGTATTTGCATTTTTACGATACGGGGTAGGCACAGATTATTTTTCATATAACTTCCTTTATGACAGGCTCAACCCTTCATTGTTTCTTGAGCTTACTCAAGGAGTCGACAACCAAGAGATCGGATTCAGGCTCTTTGGTTCGTTATTAAAGGGAATTGGGTTTTCATATCAGTTTTATTTGATAATCATTGCTTTCATAAACATATTTTTTATTTCATTAACATGTAGTAAGTACAGTAAAAATCCAACATTTTCGTTATTAATATATTATAGTTTTTACTATCTTGTATGGACTTTCAGCGGTTTAAGGCAGGGAATTGTCATTGCGATAGGTGTATATTATTTACTGGAATATATACAAAAGAACAAACATCTTCGTTTTTTATTAATAGTTTTGCTACTAACAACCATACATTTGTCGGCTTTGATTTTAATACCACTTTACTTTGCATCAAAAATAAATTTCAAAAAGAAGACATTGCTTATAATTTTATTAAGCAGTCTGGCTTTTGCAATGATTCCATGGGGCAATATATTAAAAAATTTTATATGGATCCCATTCATTAGCCGAATAATTCTTTATATAGATACATCTACTTTTTCACTAACAAGATTACTAGATTTTCAGAGTATTGGAAGATTTGTATTTCTTATTATTATATTTTTCTATTATGACTCTTACGCGAGACAAAATGAAGTTTCTAAAAAGATTCTTAATATCTATATTATTAGCATGATACTATACTTTGTTTTTAAATTTTCAGAATTGACAGCAGCTAGGTTATCAATATACGGTAAGATATTAGATATGATTATTTTAGCCAATACTTATTATTTATATAAGGAAAGGATCAATAGAATTCTTTATTCCGTTTTAATGATTTTATTATTAGTGGTATATTTCAATAAAGAATTGGTTGCATTAAAAACACAGACTGGTTTGGTTACCGAGAGCCAGATAAATATACCGTATACTAGTATTATCGATAAAGAGCGATACGAATTTGATAATTCATTATATGAGATCTTGTATCCTGACGAAAGCTCATAA
- a CDS encoding Wzz/FepE/Etk N-terminal domain-containing protein has protein sequence MEKTGNDQVIDQQEISLIGIIKKLWDKKWIIAIVTVSCILLGSIYTFVLLKDTYQSESTILAEADEEVLGFTLEDYKQQLKSQELIDTIIKSLGMSMSPDELNEKIDVSSTDANIQVVVRLSDPETSISVTNALVENFIPYMTEIAQEKSESEIEAISVKAEAAKSKLLNQSDALNDYITKHPSSSYLDLEIETLKSRAAQYQTELVDTDKDILVYKSMLAALYDRADDIGLNIKNKISLEDDTIDATYPAYSKLDSASLRKEITNTETALSKANAEKEAIAVAIEDTQNLINEKQSEQASAEYEYNYLDNNYHTALNSYLTYQQRLMDLRDRASSDYGETHFTIISKAVTSTAIKPNHVKNLAVALLIGLLLGAAIVYIRDYFQKFFKKKQ, from the coding sequence ATGGAGAAGACTGGTAATGATCAAGTAATTGATCAACAGGAAATATCTTTAATAGGAATAATTAAAAAGCTTTGGGACAAAAAATGGATAATTGCTATAGTTACAGTTAGCTGTATTTTACTCGGGAGCATATATACATTTGTATTATTAAAAGATACTTATCAAAGTGAATCTACTATTTTAGCGGAAGCAGATGAAGAAGTGTTAGGTTTTACATTAGAAGACTATAAGCAGCAGTTAAAAAGCCAGGAACTTATAGATACGATAATTAAAAGCCTGGGTATGAGTATGAGCCCAGACGAGCTAAATGAAAAAATCGATGTAAGTAGTACAGATGCAAATATACAAGTGGTTGTAAGATTAAGTGACCCGGAAACATCAATTAGCGTGACAAATGCGTTGGTAGAGAATTTCATACCATATATGACAGAAATTGCACAAGAAAAAAGTGAAAGCGAAATTGAGGCGATATCCGTCAAGGCTGAGGCAGCAAAAAGTAAACTTTTAAATCAGTCCGATGCATTAAATGATTATATTACTAAACACCCAAGCAGCAGCTATCTAGATTTGGAGATTGAGACTTTAAAATCGCGGGCAGCACAATATCAAACCGAATTGGTAGATACAGACAAAGATATATTGGTATATAAGTCTATGCTTGCTGCGTTATATGATAGAGCAGATGATATCGGATTAAATATTAAAAATAAGATATCATTAGAAGATGACACGATAGACGCCACATATCCTGCATATAGTAAACTTGACAGTGCTTCATTAAGGAAGGAGATCACTAACACAGAGACGGCGCTTTCCAAAGCCAATGCAGAAAAAGAGGCGATAGCTGTCGCTATTGAGGATACTCAGAATTTAATCAACGAAAAACAATCAGAGCAAGCATCGGCAGAATATGAGTATAATTATTTAGACAATAATTATCACACAGCACTTAATAGCTACCTTACTTACCAACAAAGATTGATGGATCTAAGGGATAGAGCTTCATCAGACTATGGAGAAACTCATTTTACCATAATATCTAAAGCAGTTACCAGTACTGCCATTAAACCAAACCATGTAAAAAACTTGGCGGTAGCACTATTGATTGGTTTACTTCTTGGAGCAGCGATTGTTTATATACGGGATTATTTCCAAAAGTTTTTCAAGAAAAAGCAATAG